In Candidatus Polarisedimenticolaceae bacterium, a genomic segment contains:
- the rho gene encoding transcription termination factor Rho, with product MSEGRTRGRRGGSRRGRRDETRGPIEEGLPVDPAVEVEEGDAEPPVELAGEEGAAPAEGDDTHVDLNSLYRMNNVQLAAAGRRLGVENAAGMRKQDLIFEIMKAQSERSGLVFAEGVLQVLQDGYGFLRHPDYNYLPGPDDIYISPSQIKRFGLITGDTVSGQVRPPKEDENYFALIKVLAVNFDDPDRIRDRVLFDNLTPLYPAEKLRLETGTDAIAGRVMDLLTPIGKGQRGLIVAPPRTGKTMLLQSIANSITKNHPEVFLIVLLIDERPEEVTDMQRSVQGEVVASTFDEPAQQHVHVAEMVIEKAKRLVEHKKDVVILLDSITRLARAYNTVQPPSGKVLSGGIDANALQRPKRFFGAARNIEEGGSLTIMATALIDTGSRMDDVIFEEFKGTGNMELHLDRKLTDRRVFPSINIEASGTRKEELLLAREQLNKVWILRKILNQMSPVEAMELLIDKMGKSKSNEEFLMLMQGG from the coding sequence ATGTCGGAAGGTCGCACGCGCGGCCGCCGCGGAGGTTCGCGCCGGGGTCGGCGCGACGAGACGCGGGGCCCGATCGAGGAAGGTCTGCCGGTCGATCCCGCGGTGGAGGTCGAGGAGGGAGACGCCGAGCCTCCCGTCGAGCTCGCCGGGGAGGAGGGCGCCGCCCCCGCCGAAGGGGACGACACCCACGTCGACCTCAACTCGCTCTACAGGATGAACAACGTCCAGCTCGCCGCCGCGGGGCGCCGCCTGGGCGTCGAGAACGCCGCGGGCATGCGCAAGCAGGATCTCATCTTCGAGATCATGAAGGCGCAGAGCGAGCGGAGCGGGCTCGTCTTCGCCGAGGGCGTGCTCCAGGTGCTCCAGGACGGCTACGGCTTCCTGCGTCACCCCGACTACAACTACCTCCCCGGCCCCGACGACATCTACATCTCCCCGTCGCAGATCAAGCGGTTCGGCCTGATCACCGGCGATACCGTCTCCGGCCAGGTGCGCCCCCCGAAGGAGGACGAGAACTACTTCGCCCTCATCAAGGTGCTGGCGGTCAACTTCGACGACCCGGACCGGATCCGCGACCGGGTGCTCTTCGACAACCTGACGCCGCTCTACCCCGCCGAGAAGCTGCGCCTGGAGACCGGGACCGACGCGATCGCCGGCCGGGTCATGGACCTGCTGACCCCGATCGGCAAGGGCCAGCGCGGCCTCATCGTCGCCCCGCCGCGAACCGGCAAGACGATGCTCCTCCAGTCGATCGCCAACTCGATCACGAAGAACCACCCGGAGGTCTTCCTCATCGTGCTGCTCATCGACGAGCGCCCCGAAGAGGTCACCGACATGCAGCGCTCGGTGCAGGGGGAGGTCGTCGCCTCGACCTTCGACGAGCCCGCGCAGCAGCACGTGCACGTCGCCGAGATGGTGATCGAGAAGGCCAAGCGCCTGGTCGAGCACAAGAAGGACGTCGTGATCCTGCTCGACTCGATCACCCGTCTCGCGCGCGCCTACAACACCGTGCAGCCGCCGTCGGGGAAGGTCCTTTCGGGGGGCATCGACGCGAACGCCCTGCAGCGCCCGAAGCGTTTCTTCGGCGCGGCCCGCAACATCGAGGAGGGCGGCTCGCTGACGATCATGGCGACGGCGCTCATCGACACCGGCTCGCGCATGGACGACGTGATCTTCGAGGAGTTCAAGGGCACCGGCAACATGGAGCTGCACCTCGACCGGAAGCTCACCGACCGGCGCGTGTTCCCCTCGATCAACATCGAGGCGTCCGGAACCCGCAAGGAAGAGCTCCTGCTCGCCCGCGAGCAGCTCAACAAGGTTTG